The following are encoded together in the Pseudomonas xantholysinigenes genome:
- a CDS encoding ABC transporter permease subunit → MNDLANSTMTQNSPPVRIDFNTPELQRKRRLRALKDRLTRWYVLVGGLAVLAAITLIFFYLAYVVLPLFQGAELTSKKALEPTWLQQDAGKPLMIALEEQNLVGMRVSDKGQALFFDTKTGGELKRVDLPLPAGTQVSSISTDQPGSPLVVLGLSNGQALVFHHTYKITYPDNKKTIEAGIDYPYGQDLFTLDDQGRALEHVSVNVNGDTLLLAGSTGAHLQVIELSRTENMMTDEVTVEQNRIELPQMTETVKNIFIDPRQQWLYVVNGRATADVFSLRDKSLNGRYKLLEDGNAEITATAQLVGGISLIFGDSKGGLSQWFMARDPDGESRLKLIRSFQLGKAPVVQIDAEERRKGFIALDSDGKLGVFHSTAHRTLLVEPVAEGAGILALSPRANRIIIEEGGKLLPLSLRNPHPEISVSALWGKVWYENYDEPKYVWQSTASNTDFEPKLSLSPLTFGTLKAAFYAMILAAPLAIAAAIYTAYFMAPGMRRKVKPVIELMEAMPTVILGFFAGLFLAPYLEGHLPGVFSLFVIMPIGILVAGFSWSRLPESIRLRIPDGWEAAILIPVILAIGWFALAMSPFLESWFFQGDMRLWITHELNITYDQRNALVVGIAMGFAVIPNIYSIAEDAVFSVPRSLTLGSLALGATPWQTLTRVVILTASPGIFSALMIGMGRAVGETMIVLMATGNTPVMEMNLFEGMRTLAANVAVEMPESEVGGSHYRVLFLAALVLLLFTFVMNTLAELIRQRLRKKYSSL, encoded by the coding sequence ATGAATGATCTGGCCAACTCCACCATGACCCAAAATTCCCCTCCCGTGCGGATTGATTTCAATACGCCCGAGTTGCAACGCAAGCGCCGCCTGCGCGCGCTCAAGGATCGCCTGACCCGCTGGTACGTCCTGGTGGGCGGGCTCGCCGTGCTGGCGGCGATCACGCTGATCTTCTTCTACCTGGCCTACGTGGTGCTGCCGCTGTTCCAGGGCGCCGAGTTGACCAGCAAGAAAGCCTTGGAGCCGACCTGGCTGCAACAGGATGCCGGCAAGCCGCTGATGATCGCCCTCGAGGAGCAGAACCTCGTGGGCATGCGCGTTTCCGACAAGGGCCAGGCGCTGTTCTTCGACACCAAGACCGGTGGCGAACTCAAGCGCGTCGACCTTCCGCTGCCCGCCGGTACCCAGGTCAGCTCGATCAGCACCGACCAGCCCGGCAGCCCGCTGGTGGTGCTGGGCCTGTCCAACGGCCAGGCGCTGGTGTTCCACCACACCTACAAGATCACCTACCCGGACAACAAGAAGACCATCGAGGCCGGTATCGACTACCCCTATGGTCAGGACCTGTTCACCCTGGATGACCAGGGCCGTGCGCTGGAGCACGTGAGCGTCAACGTCAATGGCGACACGCTGCTGCTGGCCGGTTCCACCGGTGCCCACCTGCAGGTGATCGAGCTGTCGCGCACCGAGAACATGATGACCGACGAGGTCACGGTCGAGCAGAACCGCATCGAGCTGCCGCAGATGACCGAGACGGTGAAGAACATCTTCATCGACCCGCGTCAGCAGTGGCTGTATGTGGTCAACGGCCGCGCCACCGCCGACGTGTTCAGCCTGCGCGACAAGAGCCTGAACGGCCGCTACAAGCTGCTGGAAGACGGCAACGCCGAAATCACCGCGACCGCCCAGCTGGTTGGTGGTATTTCGCTGATCTTCGGTGACTCCAAGGGCGGCCTGAGCCAGTGGTTCATGGCCCGCGATCCGGACGGCGAGTCGCGCCTGAAACTGATCCGCAGCTTCCAGCTGGGCAAGGCGCCGGTGGTGCAGATCGACGCCGAAGAGCGCCGCAAGGGCTTCATTGCCCTGGACAGCGACGGCAAGCTTGGCGTGTTCCACAGCACCGCGCACCGGACCCTGCTGGTCGAGCCGGTGGCCGAAGGCGCGGGCATCCTCGCCCTGTCGCCGCGGGCCAACCGCATCATCATCGAGGAAGGCGGCAAGCTGCTGCCCCTGAGCCTGCGCAACCCGCACCCGGAGATTTCCGTCAGCGCGCTGTGGGGCAAGGTCTGGTACGAGAACTACGACGAGCCTAAATACGTCTGGCAGTCGACCGCCTCGAACACTGACTTCGAGCCCAAGCTGAGCCTGTCGCCGCTGACCTTCGGTACCCTCAAGGCCGCGTTCTACGCGATGATCCTGGCGGCGCCGCTGGCCATCGCCGCTGCCATCTACACCGCCTACTTCATGGCCCCGGGCATGCGCCGCAAGGTCAAGCCGGTGATCGAACTGATGGAAGCGATGCCGACGGTGATCCTCGGCTTCTTCGCCGGCCTGTTCCTCGCGCCGTACCTGGAAGGCCACCTGCCAGGCGTGTTCAGCCTGTTCGTGATCATGCCCATCGGCATCCTGGTCGCCGGCTTCAGCTGGAGCCGCCTGCCGGAGTCGATTCGCCTGCGCATCCCGGATGGTTGGGAAGCCGCCATCCTGATTCCGGTGATCCTGGCGATCGGCTGGTTCGCCCTGGCGATGAGCCCATTCCTCGAGAGCTGGTTCTTCCAGGGTGACATGCGCCTGTGGATCACTCACGAGCTGAACATCACCTACGACCAGCGCAACGCCCTGGTGGTCGGTATCGCCATGGGCTTCGCGGTCATCCCGAACATCTATTCCATCGCCGAAGACGCCGTGTTCAGCGTGCCGCGCAGCCTGACCCTGGGTTCCCTGGCCCTGGGCGCCACGCCCTGGCAGACCCTGACCCGCGTGGTCATCCTCACCGCCAGCCCGGGCATCTTCTCGGCGCTGATGATCGGCATGGGTCGTGCGGTGGGCGAGACCATGATCGTGCTGATGGCCACCGGCAACACCCCGGTGATGGAGATGAACCTGTTCGAGGGCATGCGCACCCTGGCCGCCAACGTGGCCGTGGAAATGCCCGAATCGGAAGTCGGCGGCAGCCACTATCGTGTGCTGTTCCTCGCCGCCCTCGTGCTGCTGTTGTTCACCTTCGTGATGAACACCCTGGCCGAGCTGATTCGCCAGCGCCTGCGCAAGAAATACTCGTCGCTTTGA
- the phoU gene encoding phosphate signaling complex protein PhoU: protein MINKESLTHHISQQFNAELEEVRSHLLAMGGLVEKQVNDAVTALIEADSGLAQQVREVDEQINQMERNIDEECVRILARRQPAASDLRLIISISKSVIDLERIGDESTKIARRAIQLCEEGESPRGYVEVRHIGDQVRNMVRDALDAFARFDADLALSVAQYDKTIDREYKTALRELVTYMMEDPRSISRVLSVIWALRSLERIGDHARNISELVIYLVRGTDVRHMGLKRMKAEVQGEAFDEGEIANVPAEPDDK from the coding sequence ATGATCAACAAAGAAAGCCTTACCCACCACATCTCCCAGCAGTTCAACGCCGAACTCGAGGAGGTGCGCAGCCACCTGCTGGCCATGGGCGGGCTGGTCGAGAAACAGGTGAACGACGCCGTCACCGCGCTGATCGAGGCCGACTCGGGCCTGGCCCAGCAGGTGCGCGAGGTCGACGAACAGATCAACCAGATGGAGCGCAACATCGACGAGGAGTGCGTGCGCATCCTCGCCCGTCGCCAGCCGGCGGCCTCCGACCTGCGGCTGATCATCAGCATCTCCAAGTCGGTGATCGACCTTGAGCGGATCGGCGACGAGTCCACCAAGATCGCCCGCCGCGCCATCCAACTGTGCGAGGAAGGCGAGTCGCCGCGCGGCTATGTCGAGGTGCGCCACATCGGCGACCAGGTGCGCAACATGGTCCGCGACGCGCTGGACGCCTTCGCCCGCTTCGACGCCGACCTGGCATTGTCGGTGGCGCAGTACGACAAGACCATCGACCGTGAGTACAAGACCGCGCTGCGCGAGCTGGTCACCTACATGATGGAAGATCCACGCTCGATCTCCCGCGTGCTCAGCGTGATCTGGGCCCTGCGTTCGCTGGAGCGCATCGGCGACCACGCACGCAACATCTCGGAGCTGGTGATCTACCTGGTGCGCGGCACCGATGTGCGCCACATGGGCCTCAAGCGCATGAAAGCCGAGGTGCAGGGCGAGGCATTCGATGAGGGTGAAATCGCTAATGTTCCGGCTGAACCGGACGATAAATAG
- a CDS encoding D-hexose-6-phosphate mutarotase, giving the protein MANFQVDTEQHGELNCWRITSDHAELLIAQQGAQVLSYQRIGEPPLLWLSDQAIFRQGKSVRAGAPVCWPWFGIFERNPDSVKAMFKGGQAPAHGLVRGRDWQLLGVEEAGDTLRIEFALPEALGDLPGWPHEVELKLVVELGQQLKLTLTSYNLGNTDVTLSQALHSYFAVSDVRQVQVEGVDGLAYIETLANWEQRQQQGNLGFAGETDRIYVNAPERLAIVDPHWNRRITLQAGGSRTAVIWNPWSERARELPDMADDGWQRMLCIETANVLDDVVVLKPGASHAMSVAIGSEAL; this is encoded by the coding sequence ATGGCTAACTTCCAGGTCGACACCGAGCAACACGGCGAACTCAACTGCTGGCGCATCACCAGCGACCACGCCGAACTACTGATCGCCCAGCAGGGCGCGCAGGTCCTCAGCTACCAGCGGATCGGCGAACCGCCGCTGCTGTGGCTGAGCGACCAGGCCATTTTCCGCCAGGGCAAGTCGGTGCGTGCCGGCGCTCCGGTGTGCTGGCCCTGGTTCGGCATCTTCGAGCGCAACCCCGATTCGGTCAAAGCCATGTTCAAAGGTGGGCAAGCACCGGCCCACGGCCTGGTGCGCGGGCGCGACTGGCAGTTGCTGGGCGTCGAGGAGGCCGGCGACACCTTGCGCATCGAGTTCGCCCTACCCGAAGCCCTGGGCGATCTGCCGGGCTGGCCGCACGAAGTCGAACTCAAGCTCGTGGTGGAGTTGGGCCAACAACTGAAGCTGACCCTCACCAGCTATAACCTTGGCAACACCGATGTCACCCTGAGCCAGGCCCTGCACAGCTACTTTGCCGTGAGCGACGTGCGCCAGGTGCAGGTGGAAGGTGTGGATGGGTTGGCCTATATCGAAACCCTGGCCAACTGGGAGCAACGCCAGCAGCAGGGCAACCTGGGCTTCGCCGGCGAGACCGACCGCATCTACGTGAATGCCCCCGAGCGCCTGGCGATCGTCGATCCGCACTGGAACCGACGCATCACCTTGCAGGCTGGCGGCTCACGCACCGCGGTGATCTGGAACCCCTGGAGCGAGCGCGCCCGCGAACTGCCGGACATGGCCGACGATGGCTGGCAGCGCATGCTGTGCATCGAGACAGCGAATGTGCTGGATGATGTGGTGGTGCTCAAGCCTGGGGCGAGCCATGCGATGAGCGTGGCGATCGGTAGCGAAGCGCTCTGA
- the pstA gene encoding phosphate ABC transporter permease PstA, giving the protein MKKDSLKGWFKSGAPGVWISGGAVAMAVIMTVGLLAVIAVRGLGHFWPADLIQATYKVPGQADHVIIGEVVQKEEVPRERLKGAGLPVPEQGPEFMTRELVKIGNRDLNGSDFTWLVGDWLVDQQKPADLIALERREWGNFYGYLVSVKEEGRVVAQGPEAWNELQARLKRASQLNDQLVQLEKKDIGAINHGLERLRLHGRKLELNGKLDAAAQADMDAERAELNNRYKAIEERLTGLHQAFARDSLVARDGNGREVEINLSKVVHAIQPNAMSGLTKMGAYFSKVWEFLSDDPREANTEGGIFPAIFGTVMMTLIMAVIVTPFGVLAAVYLREYAKQGPVTRLIRIAVNNLAGVPAIVYGVFGLGFFVYVLGGSIDRLFFPESLPAPTLGTPGLLWASLTLALLAVPVVIVATEEGLARIPRTVREGSLALGATKAETLWKIVLPMASPAMMTGMILAVARAAGEVAPLMLVGVVKLAPSLPLDGNYPYLHLDQKIMHLGFHIYDVGFQSPNVEAARPLVYATALLLVLVIAILNLSAVWIRNHLREKYKALDH; this is encoded by the coding sequence GTGAAAAAGGATTCCCTCAAAGGCTGGTTCAAGAGCGGCGCCCCAGGCGTCTGGATCAGTGGTGGCGCGGTCGCCATGGCGGTGATCATGACCGTCGGCCTGCTGGCCGTGATCGCTGTGCGCGGCCTGGGCCACTTCTGGCCGGCCGACCTGATCCAGGCCACCTACAAGGTGCCGGGCCAGGCCGACCATGTGATCATCGGTGAAGTGGTGCAGAAGGAAGAGGTCCCCCGCGAGCGCCTCAAAGGGGCCGGCCTGCCGGTTCCTGAGCAGGGCCCGGAGTTCATGACCCGCGAACTGGTCAAGATCGGCAACCGCGACCTCAACGGCAGCGACTTCACCTGGCTGGTCGGCGACTGGCTGGTGGACCAGCAAAAGCCGGCGGACCTGATCGCCCTGGAGCGCCGCGAATGGGGCAACTTCTACGGCTACCTGGTCAGCGTCAAGGAAGAAGGTCGCGTGGTCGCCCAGGGCCCTGAGGCCTGGAACGAGTTGCAGGCGCGCCTCAAGCGGGCCAGCCAGCTCAACGACCAGTTGGTGCAGCTGGAGAAGAAGGACATCGGTGCCATCAACCATGGCCTCGAGCGCCTGCGTCTGCATGGTCGCAAGCTGGAGCTGAACGGCAAGCTGGATGCCGCCGCCCAGGCCGACATGGACGCCGAGCGCGCCGAGCTGAACAACCGCTACAAGGCGATCGAAGAGCGCCTGACCGGCCTGCACCAGGCCTTCGCTCGCGACAGCTTGGTGGCCCGCGACGGCAACGGCCGCGAAGTGGAGATCAACCTGAGCAAGGTGGTCCACGCCATCCAGCCGAACGCCATGTCCGGCCTGACCAAGATGGGCGCCTACTTCAGCAAGGTGTGGGAGTTCCTCAGCGACGACCCGCGTGAGGCCAACACCGAAGGCGGTATCTTCCCGGCCATCTTCGGCACCGTGATGATGACCCTGATCATGGCCGTGATCGTCACCCCGTTCGGTGTGCTGGCCGCGGTGTACCTGCGCGAATATGCCAAGCAGGGCCCGGTGACCCGGCTGATCCGCATCGCGGTGAACAACCTGGCGGGCGTTCCGGCGATCGTCTACGGCGTGTTCGGCCTTGGCTTCTTCGTCTATGTGCTGGGTGGCTCGATCGACCGGCTGTTCTTCCCCGAATCGTTGCCGGCGCCGACCCTGGGCACCCCGGGCCTGTTGTGGGCCTCGCTGACCCTGGCGCTGCTGGCGGTACCGGTGGTGATCGTGGCCACCGAGGAAGGTCTGGCGCGGATTCCGCGCACCGTGCGCGAGGGCTCGCTGGCCCTGGGCGCGACCAAGGCCGAGACCCTGTGGAAGATTGTCCTGCCGATGGCCAGCCCGGCCATGATGACCGGCATGATCCTCGCCGTGGCCCGTGCCGCCGGCGAAGTGGCCCCGTTGATGCTGGTGGGCGTGGTGAAGCTGGCGCCGTCGTTGCCGCTGGATGGCAACTACCCGTACCTGCACCTGGACCAGAAGATCATGCACCTGGGCTTCCACATCTACGACGTCGGCTTCCAGAGCCCCAACGTCGAGGCCGCGCGGCCGCTGGTGTACGCCACCGCACTGCTGCTGGTGCTGGTGATCGCCATCCTCAACCTCTCGGCGGTGTGGATCCGTAACCACCTGCGCGAGAAGTACAAGGCCCTCGACCACTGA
- a CDS encoding acyl-CoA thioesterase, with product MIELEQEDPIPQGDLALQITALPRETNGFGDIFGGWLVAQMDLAGTAMASRVAGGRVATVAIDRMAFLVPVAVGAQLSFYTQTLEIGRSSIQMMVEVWSDDPLSSEWRKVTEAVFVFVAIDGSGRTRSVPRR from the coding sequence ATGATTGAGCTCGAACAAGAAGATCCTATCCCGCAGGGCGACCTGGCCTTGCAGATCACCGCGCTGCCGCGCGAAACCAACGGTTTCGGCGATATCTTCGGCGGCTGGCTGGTCGCCCAGATGGACCTGGCCGGCACCGCCATGGCCAGCCGCGTCGCCGGTGGCCGGGTGGCCACGGTGGCCATCGACCGCATGGCCTTCCTGGTGCCAGTGGCCGTGGGCGCGCAGTTGTCCTTCTATACCCAGACCCTGGAAATTGGCCGCAGCTCGATCCAAATGATGGTCGAAGTGTGGAGCGACGACCCGCTGTCCAGCGAATGGCGCAAGGTCACCGAAGCCGTGTTCGTGTTCGTCGCCATCGACGGCAGCGGTCGCACCCGCTCGGTGCCTCGTCGCTGA
- a CDS encoding phosphate ABC transporter substrate-binding protein PstS has translation MKLKRLMAALTFAAAGVAAANAVAAVDPAIPTYTKTTGVSGNLSSVGSDTLANLMTLWAEAYKKEYPNVNIQIQAAGSSTAPPALTEGTANLGPMSRKMKDVELQAFEQKYGYKPTAIPVAVDALAVFVHKDNPIKGLTMAQVDAIFSSTRLCGGKSEIKTWGDVGVTGDLANKPIQLFGRNSVSGTYGYFKEEALCKGDFKPNVNEQPGSASVVQSISSSLNGIGYSGIGYKTASVKTVALAKKEGGAFVEDNEANALNGTYPLSRFLYVYVNKAPNKPLAPLEAEFVKLVLSQAGQQVVVKDGYIPLPAKVVDKTLADLGLSHAGNVAKK, from the coding sequence ATGAAACTGAAGCGTTTGATGGCGGCCCTGACCTTTGCCGCCGCTGGCGTCGCTGCCGCCAATGCGGTCGCCGCTGTCGATCCTGCAATCCCGACCTACACCAAGACCACCGGTGTATCGGGCAACCTCTCCAGCGTCGGTTCCGACACCCTCGCGAACCTGATGACCCTGTGGGCCGAGGCCTACAAGAAGGAATATCCGAACGTAAACATCCAGATCCAGGCTGCTGGCTCCTCGACCGCGCCACCCGCGCTGACCGAAGGCACCGCCAACCTGGGCCCGATGAGCCGCAAGATGAAAGACGTCGAGCTGCAGGCCTTCGAGCAGAAGTACGGCTACAAGCCAACCGCCATCCCGGTTGCCGTCGACGCCCTGGCCGTGTTCGTGCACAAGGACAACCCGATCAAGGGCCTGACCATGGCTCAGGTCGACGCCATCTTCTCCTCCACCCGCCTGTGCGGTGGCAAGAGCGAGATCAAGACCTGGGGTGACGTCGGCGTGACCGGCGACCTGGCCAACAAGCCAATCCAGCTGTTCGGCCGCAACTCGGTATCGGGCACCTACGGCTACTTCAAGGAAGAAGCCCTGTGCAAAGGCGACTTCAAGCCTAACGTCAACGAACAGCCTGGCTCGGCCTCGGTGGTGCAGTCGATCAGCTCCTCGCTGAACGGCATCGGCTACTCGGGCATCGGCTACAAGACCGCCAGCGTCAAGACCGTGGCCCTGGCCAAGAAAGAAGGCGGCGCCTTCGTCGAAGACAACGAAGCCAACGCCCTGAACGGCACCTACCCGCTGTCGCGCTTCCTGTACGTCTACGTCAACAAGGCGCCGAACAAGCCTCTGGCCCCGCTGGAAGCCGAGTTCGTCAAGCTGGTCCTGTCCCAGGCCGGCCAGCAAGTTGTCGTGAAGGACGGCTACATCCCGCTGCCGGCCAAGGTGGTCGACAAGACCCTGGCTGACCTGGGCCTGTCCCACGCTGGCAACGTTGCAAAGAAGTAA
- the pstB gene encoding phosphate ABC transporter ATP-binding protein PstB, with amino-acid sequence MQHEAHTHGIDMSALGRDKQSLRLAEETVAIEVPGLSLFYGDKQALFDVSMNIPKQRVTAFIGPSGCGKSTLLRTFNRMNDLVDGCRVEGAINLYGNNIYRKGEDVAELRRRVGMVFQKPNPFPKTIYENVVYGLRIQGINKKRVLDEAVEWALKGAALWDEVKDRLHDSALGLSGGQQQRLVIARTIAVEPEVLLLDEPCSALDPISTLKVEELIYELKSKYTIVIVTHNMQQAARVSDYTAFMYMGKLIEFGDTDTLFTNPAKKQTEDYITGRYG; translated from the coding sequence ATGCAACACGAAGCTCATACCCACGGTATCGACATGTCGGCCCTGGGCCGCGACAAGCAGAGCCTGCGCCTGGCCGAAGAGACCGTGGCCATCGAAGTACCCGGGCTGTCCCTGTTCTACGGCGACAAGCAAGCGCTGTTCGATGTCAGCATGAACATCCCCAAGCAGCGCGTGACGGCCTTCATCGGCCCGTCCGGCTGCGGTAAGTCGACCCTGCTGCGCACCTTCAACCGCATGAACGACCTGGTTGACGGCTGCCGTGTCGAGGGCGCCATCAACCTGTATGGCAACAACATCTACCGCAAGGGCGAGGACGTGGCCGAGCTGCGCCGCCGTGTGGGCATGGTGTTCCAGAAGCCCAACCCATTCCCCAAGACCATCTACGAGAACGTGGTCTATGGCCTGCGCATCCAGGGCATCAACAAGAAGCGCGTGCTCGACGAAGCTGTCGAGTGGGCGCTCAAGGGCGCGGCGCTGTGGGATGAGGTGAAGGACCGCCTGCACGACTCGGCCCTGGGCCTGTCCGGTGGCCAGCAGCAGCGTCTGGTGATCGCCCGCACCATCGCCGTGGAGCCGGAAGTACTGCTGCTCGACGAGCCATGCTCGGCGCTGGACCCGATCTCGACGCTGAAGGTCGAAGAGCTGATCTACGAACTGAAATCCAAGTACACCATCGTTATCGTGACCCACAACATGCAGCAGGCGGCCCGGGTTTCGGACTACACCGCGTTCATGTACATGGGCAAACTGATCGAGTTCGGTGATACCGATACCCTGTTCACTAACCCGGCGAAGAAGCAGACCGAAGACTACATCACCGGTCGCTACGGTTAA
- a CDS encoding response regulator yields the protein MSKVNVLVVDDAPFIRDLVRKCLRNAFPGMVIEDAVNGRKAMAMLSKERFDLVLCDWEMPEMSGLELLTWCRQQEEMKTMQFIMVTSRGDKENVIQAIQAGVSDFVGKPFTNEQLLTKVKKSLTKIGKLDSLVASAPARVNSAFANDSLSALTGGRPDAAKVAAPAVAAAPATKPLINAPTPRAAAASAPSGRGQGQLRLASGTQPCVIKALSLKEALLVVRRSANLPQVLEGAVLDLEQGENAETARLNGYLHAIAALEPKPESDWLQLTFKFVDQDAQKLDYLSRLIARGTAQKHFTPGA from the coding sequence ATGAGTAAAGTCAATGTACTGGTTGTGGATGACGCCCCGTTCATCCGCGACCTGGTGAGGAAGTGCCTGCGCAATGCCTTCCCGGGCATGGTGATCGAGGATGCGGTCAACGGCCGCAAAGCCATGGCCATGCTGAGCAAGGAACGTTTCGACCTGGTCCTGTGCGACTGGGAGATGCCGGAAATGTCCGGCCTCGAACTGCTGACCTGGTGCCGCCAGCAGGAAGAGATGAAGACCATGCAGTTCATCATGGTGACTAGCCGTGGTGACAAGGAGAACGTGATCCAGGCCATTCAGGCCGGCGTCTCCGACTTTGTCGGCAAGCCGTTCACCAACGAGCAGCTGCTGACCAAGGTAAAGAAATCCCTGACCAAGATCGGCAAGCTCGACAGCCTGGTGGCCAGCGCTCCGGCCCGGGTCAACTCGGCGTTCGCCAACGACTCGCTGAGTGCCCTGACCGGCGGCCGTCCGGACGCCGCCAAGGTTGCAGCCCCAGCCGTGGCCGCCGCGCCTGCGACCAAGCCGCTGATCAACGCACCGACGCCCAGGGCCGCCGCCGCCTCGGCGCCGAGCGGCCGTGGCCAAGGCCAGTTGCGCCTGGCCAGCGGCACCCAGCCGTGCGTGATCAAGGCCCTGAGCCTCAAAGAGGCGCTGCTGGTGGTGCGTCGCAGCGCTAACCTGCCGCAGGTGCTCGAAGGCGCGGTGCTTGACCTGGAGCAGGGCGAGAACGCCGAGACTGCGCGGCTGAACGGCTACCTGCACGCCATTGCGGCATTGGAGCCCAAGCCCGAGAGCGACTGGTTGCAACTGACCTTCAAGTTCGTCGACCAGGATGCGCAGAAGCTCGACTACCTGTCGCGGCTGATCGCCCGCGGCACCGCGCAGAAGCACTTCACGCCCGGGGCCTGA
- a CDS encoding DUF3299 domain-containing protein codes for MRALFLVPLLLASALAHAELPETDWLELMPKSDQKALEQMPEIDHNSPEAQGTFTAKGGLKQSKGLPAVMYSTKTVAAMNGKQIRLGGYPVPLESDAKGNSTLFFLVPYPGACIHVPPPPPNQLVLVRYPKGLKIDDIYTPLWVTGTLKVETVSNDLADAAYALEAGQVRVVEDADL; via the coding sequence ATGCGTGCGTTATTCCTCGTTCCCCTGCTGCTGGCCAGTGCCCTGGCCCATGCCGAACTGCCCGAGACCGACTGGCTGGAGCTGATGCCCAAGTCGGACCAGAAAGCCCTCGAGCAGATGCCCGAGATCGATCACAACTCCCCGGAAGCCCAAGGAACCTTCACCGCCAAGGGCGGCCTGAAGCAAAGCAAGGGCCTGCCGGCGGTGATGTATTCGACCAAGACAGTGGCCGCGATGAACGGCAAGCAGATCCGCCTGGGCGGCTATCCGGTGCCGCTGGAAAGCGATGCCAAGGGCAACAGCACACTGTTCTTCCTGGTGCCGTACCCAGGGGCGTGCATCCATGTGCCGCCGCCGCCGCCGAACCAGCTGGTGCTGGTGCGTTATCCGAAAGGGTTGAAGATCGACGACATCTACACGCCGTTGTGGGTGACCGGCACGCTGAAGGTGGAGACGGTCAGCAATGACCTGGCGGATGCGGCGTATGCGCTGGAGGCGGGGCAGGTGAGGGTGGTGGAAGACGCCGACCTCTGA
- a CDS encoding MFS transporter, whose amino-acid sequence MTSVQTRIEQPSRPLSRSDYKTLSLSALGGALEFYDFIIFVFFATVVGKLFFPADMPEWLRLMQTFGIFAAGYLARPLGGIVMAHFGDLLGRKKMFTLSIFLMAVPTLVMGLLPTYAQIGLWAPILLLLMRVIQGAAIGGEVPGAWVFVSEHVPARNTGYACGTLTAGLTSGILLGSLVATLINTLYSPEEVADYAWRIPFLLGGVFGFFAVYLRRWLHETPVFAEMQARKALAEELPLRAVLRDHRGAIILSMLLTWLLSAGIVVVILMTPALLQSLYHVSPTDSLKANSLAIVLLSIGCIGAGSLADRFGAGRVFIVGSLALLASSWAFYHSLPTRPDLLFPLYALTGLCVGIVGAVPYVMVKAFPPVVRFSGLSFSYNLAYAIFGGLTPMVVTALLKFSPMAPAYYVACLCAVGLLVGTYLLVNKR is encoded by the coding sequence ATGACCTCCGTGCAGACCCGTATCGAGCAGCCATCCCGGCCGCTGTCCCGCAGTGACTACAAGACTCTCTCGCTGTCCGCTCTGGGTGGCGCCCTGGAGTTCTACGACTTCATCATCTTCGTGTTCTTCGCCACGGTGGTGGGCAAGTTGTTCTTCCCAGCCGACATGCCCGAGTGGTTGCGCCTGATGCAGACCTTCGGCATTTTCGCCGCCGGCTACCTGGCGCGGCCCCTGGGCGGCATCGTCATGGCCCACTTCGGCGACCTGCTCGGGCGCAAGAAGATGTTCACCCTGAGCATCTTCCTGATGGCCGTGCCGACCCTGGTGATGGGCCTGCTGCCGACCTACGCGCAGATCGGCCTGTGGGCGCCGATCCTGCTGCTGCTGATGCGGGTGATCCAGGGCGCGGCCATCGGTGGCGAGGTGCCGGGCGCCTGGGTGTTCGTCTCCGAGCACGTGCCGGCGCGCAACACCGGTTATGCCTGCGGCACCCTGACCGCCGGCCTGACCTCGGGCATCCTGCTCGGCTCGCTGGTGGCGACGCTGATCAACACGCTCTACAGCCCCGAGGAAGTGGCGGACTACGCCTGGCGTATTCCGTTCCTGCTCGGTGGGGTGTTCGGCTTCTTCGCGGTCTACCTGCGCCGCTGGCTGCATGAAACCCCGGTGTTCGCCGAGATGCAGGCGCGCAAGGCGCTGGCCGAGGAGCTGCCGCTGCGCGCGGTGCTGCGCGACCACCGCGGCGCGATCATCCTGTCGATGCTGCTGACCTGGCTGCTGTCGGCCGGCATCGTGGTGGTGATCCTGATGACCCCGGCGTTGCTGCAGAGCCTGTACCACGTCAGCCCCACCGACTCGCTCAAGGCCAACAGCCTGGCCATCGTCCTGCTCAGCATCGGCTGCATTGGCGCCGGTAGCCTGGCCGATCGCTTCGGTGCCGGGCGCGTGTTCATCGTCGGCAGCCTGGCCTTGCTGGCGTCGTCCTGGGCCTTCTACCACAGCTTGCCGACCCGTCCGGACCTGCTGTTCCCGCTGTACGCGCTGACCGGCCTGTGCGTCGGTATCGTTGGCGCGGTGCCTTATGTGATGGTCAAGGCGTTTCCACCGGTGGTGCGTTTCAGTGGCCTGTCGTTCTCCTACAACCTGGCCTATGCCATTTTCGGCGGTTTGACGCCGATGGTGGTGACCGCGCTGCTCAAGTTCAGCCCGATGGCACCGGCCTATTACGTGGCTTGCCTGTGTGCCGTTGGTCTGCTGGTGGGTACCTATCTGCTCGTCAACAAGCGCTGA